ATTATTGGTGGAAGCATTTCTATCTATCATTACTTGGAACAGCAGGTTCCTGCATTCGCTAAGATTGCTCCCTGTACTGTAGGCGTGCCTTGTAATGTGGACTACTTGAACTGGTTCGGATTTATTACGATTCCGTTGTTAGCACTAATTGCATTTGTGATGATGATTGGTTTACTATGGGTGGGTAGACAGAAACGGGAAGAAGAATAGATTCTGTATGAATTATTAAAACAGCTATCGTCGGTGAATTCGACGGTAGCTGTTTTGATTCTGACGATAATAAATAAAGTTACACGCTCCTTGAGTAGGAAATGGGTTAAAGTACGTGTTAAAGTGTATGTGTAAAGTTATAGAATACATGCTGAACAATGGAAGGTGGGTCATCTATGTACATATGTGGTGGATTCGTTCCGCAGCTAGAGAATGCGCGCCTGATGCTTCGCCAATTAGAACTTGATGATGCACCGGATTTACTATGTTGTTGGTCAGAGGTAGAAGTGCGTGAATATTCAGGTATTCCAGAGCTTGAATCCATCGATCTGGCTAAGGAAATGATTACATTTCTTAATAGTTTATCTGCCACTGAGGATGGGATCCGGTGGGGAATTATAGATAAGCAGAGCGGTGTATGGATGGGCAGTTGTGGATTCAATATGTGGCAGTTAGAAGGAGCTTATCGCGGTGAGATTGGTTGTGAGATGTCCAGTTTGTTCTGGGGGCAGGGCTATATGAGAGAAGCAATCAACCTGATCGTGCAATATGGCTTTCAAGTGATGGGGCTTAATCGAATTGAAGCTTTAGTAGATCCTAGTAATACTCGCGCTAGTAGGTTATTCACCTCGCTCGAATTCATGCCAGATGGGAAGTTGCGAGAATATCGTCACACACCGGATGGGTTTAGAGATGTCTTTGTGTATTCTATACTGCGTAAGGATTGGGAAGGAAACCAGAAGGGAGGATAACGATGATCATACCTTATCAAAGAGGGAGTTCATATCTACATAAGTTGGATCCACTTAGTAAGCTAGTGCTCATTCTATGTATTGCTATTCTAGCGATGACTTTTCAACATTCAGGTGCGCAGGTTTGCTTGTT
The nucleotide sequence above comes from Paenibacillus sp. IHBB 10380. Encoded proteins:
- a CDS encoding GNAT family N-acetyltransferase, translating into MYICGGFVPQLENARLMLRQLELDDAPDLLCCWSEVEVREYSGIPELESIDLAKEMITFLNSLSATEDGIRWGIIDKQSGVWMGSCGFNMWQLEGAYRGEIGCEMSSLFWGQGYMREAINLIVQYGFQVMGLNRIEALVDPSNTRASRLFTSLEFMPDGKLREYRHTPDGFRDVFVYSILRKDWEGNQKGG